A window of Bradyrhizobium sp. AZCC 1610 contains these coding sequences:
- a CDS encoding YciI family protein, which produces MRFMSIVTSPQPMKAPTPALMEAMGKLAEREIKAGRMVDMGGLTPLQQGARVSIEGGKLRVTDGPFVEAKEVIGGYAIFEFRDKAEALAMAKEFMQLHLDHMPGWEGTCELRAMAGHGLETTCGDVESPAHA; this is translated from the coding sequence ATGCGCTTCATGTCCATCGTCACTTCCCCGCAACCGATGAAGGCCCCGACGCCCGCCTTGATGGAAGCGATGGGTAAGCTTGCCGAACGCGAGATCAAGGCCGGCCGGATGGTCGACATGGGCGGGCTGACCCCGCTGCAGCAGGGGGCGCGGGTCTCGATCGAAGGCGGCAAGCTGAGGGTCACCGACGGCCCGTTCGTGGAGGCCAAGGAAGTGATCGGCGGCTACGCCATCTTCGAGTTCCGCGACAAGGCGGAAGCGCTCGCCATGGCCAAGGAGTTCATGCAGCTTCATCTCGACCACATGCCCGGCTGGGAAGGCACCTGCGAGCTGCGCGCCATGGCCGGCCACGGCCTGGAAACGACCTGCGGCGACGTCGAATCCCCCGCGCACGCCTGA